The proteins below are encoded in one region of Dioscorea cayenensis subsp. rotundata cultivar TDr96_F1 chromosome 18, TDr96_F1_v2_PseudoChromosome.rev07_lg8_w22 25.fasta, whole genome shotgun sequence:
- the LOC120282545 gene encoding probable mannose-1-phosphate guanylyltransferase 1: MKALILVGGFGTRLRPLTLSVPKPLVDFANKPMILHQIEALKDVGVTEVVLAINYQPEVMLNFLKEFETKLGIKITCSQETEPLGTAGPLALARDQLIDGSGDPFFVLNSDVISEYPFEELIQFHKSHGGEATIMVTKVDEPSKYGVVVMEEETGKVERFVEKPKMFVGNKINAGIYLLNPSVLDRIQLRPTSIEKEVFPQIAADQRLFAMVLPGFWMDIGQPRDYITGLRLYLTSLRKKSPSKLSTGSHIVGNVLVHESAVIGEGCLLGPDVAIGPGCVVECGVRLSRCTVMRGVRIKKHACISSSIIGWHSTVGQWARVENMTILGEDVHVCDEIYSNGGVVLPHKEIKSSILKPEIVM, translated from the exons ATGAAGGCACTAATTCTTGTTGGAGGATTTGGAACACGCCTGCGGCCTTTGACTCTTAGTGTCCCCAAGCCGCTTGTTGATTTCGCTAATAAGCCCATGATCTTGCATCAG ATTGAAGCTTTGAAAGACGTTGGTGTTACTGAAGTTGTTTTAGCCATTAATTACCAACCAGAG GTTATGCTCAACTTTCTAAAGGAGTTCGAGACCAAGCTTGGTATCAAAATCACGTGTTCTCAAGAGACTGAGCCATTGGGCACAGCTGGTCCCTTGGCTTTGGCCAGAGATCAGCTAATAGATGGTTCAGGTGATCCCTTCTTTGTTCTCAACAGCGATGTCATCAGTGAATACCCTTTTGAAGAACTGATCCAGTTCCATAAATCCCATGGTGGAGAGGCCACAATTATGGTGACAAAG GTAGATGAGCCATCCAAATATGGTGTTGTGGTCATGGAAGAGGAAACTGGCAAAGTGGAAAGGTTTGTGGAGAAACCAAAAATGTTCGTTGGAAACAAGATCAATGCAGGAATTTATCTTCTGAACCCTTCTGTTCTAGACCGCATCCAACTGAGGCCTACTTCAATTGAGAAAGAGGTCTTCCCCCAGATTGCTGCAGACCAAAGGCTATTTGCCATGGTCCTGCCAGGATTTTGGATGGACATTGGCCAACCAAGGGACTACATTACCGGCCTAAGACTCTACCTAACTTCTCTAAGGAAAAAATCTCCTTCCAAGCTATCTACTGGCTCTCACATTGTTGGAAATGTGTTGGTGCATGAGAGTGCTGTGATTGGAGAGGGATGTCTGCTTGGCCCAGATGTTGCTATTGGACCTGGTTGTGTGGTTGAGTGCGGAGTGAGGCTGTCAAGGTGTACTGTAATGAGAGGAGTCCGCATCAAGAAGCATGCCTGCATCTCCAGCAGCATTATTGGATGGCATTCTACTGTCGGACAATGGGCACGTGTCGAGAACATGACAATCCTTGGGGAGGATGTCCATGTATGTGACGAGATATACAGCAATGGTGGTGTAGTTCTTCCTCACAAGGAAATCAAATCAAGCATTCTTAAGCCTGAGATTGTTATGTGA